Proteins from one Oscillatoria nigro-viridis PCC 7112 genomic window:
- a CDS encoding PAS domain S-box protein, producing MIKILYTSIATTFTLTLPDFSQSVVAGAANCIICACYFAIAWLISLGLWRNRKFGFDIFATVTAGIFWSCAFGHSGHAAEYLGLPHSPVAQTVWDWITVIPAIAFLSLSNRYDFLVGSTQILNSKKQTEQALSETNQRFHAIFDQAFQAIALLEPDGTVIEANQTAIKLGDFPASEVLGLKFWLTSGWASSPTNQQRLKRNIQQVSAGNFVREEYEITGANNQVTVIDLSFKPLLNETGEVFQILAEGREITKRKQAESALQQLSAELEQRVNERTEQIRQTNTQLEQEIIDRTAAQEQLKASEQFLNNILNSIPDPIYVKDQQHRWITLNDAFCQYIGYSREELIGKCYDQFLSKEEAEKYREKDELVFLTNTSIEIQKTITDPAGNTRFLSAQKSTFVDTDGRKFLVSAMRDITKRVQMEEQLRQTLAEAESSQNLLRTVIDATPDCIFVKDRNLRYTLVNAGFAAAFGKTQAEIIGKDDAEIGISVDRIFANFHAQSDSENQIQNFRAGNHLAPGSNDLATLADGKIHTFDTQKLPLKDAEGNILGMVGFARDITQRRKSEQELLRFKAILETTTDWVGIADSQQRTIYLNRAAREMLRVGENADLAGFSISDLTSPKSIDTLIDVGIPAACREGAWSGEAMWRTLDGKEIPVSQVIIAHKSEKGEIEFLSTIARNITESKRTEEALQQNLQMLDLASDALIVRDLDGTINYWNQGAERMYGWTKKEALGKLTHSLLHSIFSQPLAAISAQLEEHNYWEGEVIHTTNYGTHITVFSRWNLQRDEQGKPKAILETNNDITERKQAEIEKQRLISIVESSSDFIGTATLEGEATYLNAAGMKLAGLANIEEVKSKSVYDIFCTEDVKILKEEILPATVRDGFWQGEFRLRNFQTGENFPVDFTLFTVKNPETGEPMGLATVTRDISDRKRAEEMLRDRERLFRAIFDQSFQLIGLLKPDGTVLEVNQTALAVAGLEREDFLGTQFVDNLWWQISPEAKQKVQAALAKAAAGEVVRYEADVLVAGGAVITVDFSLKPIVDDSGKVVLLIPEARDISDRKALERELVLRQTRFDAFFTAAPASMFIFDEQLRFVQVNEKLAETTGVSVAEHLGKTVREVIPEMVDTLQPMLQQILATNQPFLNVEVSGTTVNKPGVVRDWLASYFPLPGSDGKPIGVGGVAIEITDRKKAEEELDRFFTLSLDLVCIVDFEGKFKRLNPAWGTTLGYTLEEVENQPFINFVHPDDREETTAEAGKVYDGAEVQFFENRYRCKDGSYKWLSWKVRPEAEQKLMYAVARDVTETKQAMVQLEKTTAQLASSEDQFRQQTNLLQLLIDSIGDGIIAADEKGNFLLFNPAAEDIFGMGATDGLLNEWSARYGLFLPDTVTPYPPAEIPLARTVRGEAFDEVELFTRHAGKPEGLWVKINGRPLKDETGALKGGVVVCRNVTEQRASQQRMQQLAEAQERLLQELKTRQNALDESAIVSETDLQGVITYVNDRFIEISGYSMGDLLHRNHRIINSGYHPKSFFEEMWVTLSRGLVWKGEIKNRRKDGSFYWVDSTISPIFDTSGTIVKYIAIRFDITERKEAEERLEKLAAERKAEADSLTQQVLKLLGEIKGAAQGDLTVRAEVTNDVLGAVADSFNFLIGSLRKVVTGIQTLAEQVTSATGESINNTSQLTQQAEIQAAQISAIMREIERIVNSIREVRDVSVRAETVAQQSSQTAEVGGMAVDRAVEGINGLRLTIASTSKMMKRLGESSQQIGKIVTSISQLASQTNLLALNATIEAARAGEQGLGFAVVAEEVRKLAERSAGATEEISEIVGTIQEEISRVMKAMESGTLEVVEGTKLASEAKTHLNAIIEVSREMNALVQNITIASAKQTVSAEGIANSMQQVNEIANTTAQKGADVKASLDELSGSLGQLQKSVANFRS from the coding sequence ATGATCAAAATTCTCTATACCTCGATCGCAACGACTTTCACCCTCACGTTGCCTGACTTCTCCCAATCGGTGGTAGCTGGGGCTGCTAATTGCATCATTTGTGCGTGTTACTTTGCCATCGCCTGGCTAATCAGCTTAGGTTTGTGGCGAAACCGTAAATTCGGGTTCGACATCTTCGCCACAGTCACAGCAGGCATATTTTGGAGCTGCGCTTTCGGTCACAGCGGCCACGCCGCCGAATACCTGGGACTGCCGCACTCTCCGGTGGCGCAAACAGTGTGGGATTGGATAACTGTAATTCCGGCGATCGCTTTTTTGAGTTTGTCCAACCGCTACGACTTCTTAGTAGGTTCCACCCAAATCCTTAACTCTAAAAAACAAACAGAACAAGCGCTGAGCGAAACTAACCAGCGATTTCACGCAATCTTCGACCAAGCTTTTCAAGCGATCGCATTATTGGAGCCAGACGGTACTGTGATCGAAGCCAATCAGACAGCAATAAAATTGGGCGATTTCCCAGCATCAGAAGTCCTGGGGCTGAAATTTTGGCTGACATCAGGGTGGGCATCATCTCCAACCAACCAGCAGCGCCTAAAAAGAAACATTCAACAAGTTTCTGCCGGTAATTTTGTCCGGGAAGAATACGAAATCACCGGAGCTAACAACCAGGTAACAGTAATTGACTTGTCGTTTAAGCCGCTGTTAAATGAAACAGGAGAAGTATTTCAAATCCTCGCAGAAGGTCGGGAGATTACCAAGCGCAAACAGGCCGAATCCGCCTTGCAGCAGCTAAGCGCAGAACTAGAGCAGCGAGTGAATGAAAGAACCGAGCAGATACGGCAAACTAACACACAATTGGAACAGGAAATTATCGATCGCACCGCAGCCCAAGAGCAATTAAAAGCCTCAGAACAATTCTTAAACAACATCCTCAACAGCATCCCCGACCCGATTTACGTCAAAGACCAACAGCACAGGTGGATCACCTTAAATGATGCCTTTTGTCAATACATAGGTTACAGCAGAGAAGAACTAATTGGCAAATGCTACGATCAGTTTTTGTCCAAAGAAGAAGCAGAGAAATATCGCGAAAAAGACGAATTAGTTTTCTTGACAAATACCAGCATCGAAATCCAAAAAACTATCACAGACCCAGCAGGAAACACCCGCTTTCTCTCCGCCCAAAAATCTACTTTTGTAGATACCGACGGCAGGAAATTTCTCGTTTCCGCGATGAGAGATATCACCAAGCGCGTGCAAATGGAAGAACAACTGCGGCAGACACTGGCAGAAGCAGAAAGCTCCCAAAACTTGCTGCGGACAGTCATTGACGCTACGCCAGACTGCATCTTTGTCAAAGATCGAAACTTGCGCTACACCCTAGTCAATGCAGGTTTCGCCGCCGCCTTCGGCAAAACTCAAGCAGAAATTATCGGCAAAGACGACGCAGAAATCGGCATATCGGTCGATCGAATTTTCGCCAACTTCCACGCCCAAAGCGATTCCGAGAACCAAATCCAAAACTTCCGGGCCGGCAACCACCTAGCGCCCGGTTCCAACGACTTAGCCACCTTAGCCGACGGCAAAATACACACCTTCGACACCCAGAAATTGCCCCTCAAAGATGCAGAAGGCAACATTTTAGGAATGGTCGGCTTCGCGCGCGACATCACACAGCGCCGCAAATCTGAACAAGAACTATTGCGGTTCAAAGCAATTTTAGAAACCACAACAGACTGGGTAGGGATCGCCGACTCCCAACAGCGCACCATTTATCTCAACCGCGCAGCCAGAGAAATGTTGAGAGTTGGCGAAAACGCAGATTTAGCCGGATTCAGCATTTCCGACCTGACATCGCCCAAAAGTATCGACACTCTGATCGACGTCGGCATCCCCGCAGCTTGCCGGGAGGGGGCGTGGAGTGGCGAGGCAATGTGGCGAACTTTAGACGGCAAAGAAATACCAGTTTCTCAAGTAATTATTGCTCACAAATCCGAGAAGGGAGAAATTGAATTTCTGTCAACGATCGCCCGCAACATTACAGAAAGCAAGCGCACAGAAGAAGCCTTGCAGCAGAACTTGCAAATGCTCGACCTGGCAAGCGACGCCTTGATCGTTCGGGATCTGGACGGCACGATTAATTATTGGAATCAGGGAGCCGAACGGATGTACGGCTGGACAAAAAAAGAAGCCTTGGGGAAACTCACCCACAGTCTATTGCACAGCATCTTTTCCCAGCCTTTAGCAGCTATCTCGGCACAGTTAGAAGAGCATAATTATTGGGAAGGAGAAGTAATTCACACCACCAATTATGGCACCCATATCACGGTATTCAGCCGCTGGAATTTACAGCGAGACGAACAGGGAAAACCCAAAGCAATTTTAGAAACTAACAACGACATCACGGAGCGCAAGCAAGCCGAAATCGAAAAGCAAAGATTGATTTCGATCGTAGAAAGCAGCTCGGATTTTATTGGGACGGCAACCCTGGAGGGAGAGGCAACATACCTGAATGCCGCTGGAATGAAACTAGCAGGATTGGCAAATATTGAAGAAGTCAAAAGCAAAAGTGTTTATGACATCTTCTGTACAGAAGATGTTAAGATTTTAAAAGAAGAAATCCTGCCAGCTACTGTGCGAGACGGTTTTTGGCAGGGTGAATTCCGCTTGAGGAACTTTCAAACCGGCGAAAACTTCCCGGTTGACTTCACCCTATTTACCGTCAAAAACCCGGAAACCGGCGAGCCTATGGGGTTGGCAACAGTTACTCGCGACATCAGCGATCGCAAACGCGCAGAAGAGATGCTGCGCGATCGCGAAAGACTGTTCCGAGCCATTTTCGACCAATCGTTCCAATTAATAGGTCTGCTCAAACCGGACGGAACCGTTTTGGAAGTCAACCAAACAGCCCTCGCCGTCGCCGGACTGGAGCGAGAAGACTTCCTAGGCACGCAGTTTGTAGATAATTTGTGGTGGCAAATTTCCCCAGAAGCCAAGCAAAAAGTTCAAGCTGCGCTCGCAAAAGCCGCCGCCGGCGAGGTAGTCCGCTACGAAGCCGACGTGCTCGTTGCTGGGGGTGCTGTGATAACTGTGGACTTCTCCCTCAAGCCGATCGTAGACGACAGCGGCAAAGTCGTGCTGCTGATTCCAGAAGCTCGCGACATCAGCGATCGCAAAGCCCTAGAACGAGAATTAGTTTTGCGTCAAACCCGCTTTGACGCATTTTTCACAGCCGCCCCGGCCTCAATGTTTATTTTTGACGAGCAGTTGCGCTTCGTCCAAGTTAACGAGAAATTAGCGGAAACCACCGGCGTCTCAGTTGCCGAACACCTCGGCAAGACGGTGAGAGAAGTTATACCCGAAATGGTCGATACCCTACAGCCGATGTTGCAGCAGATTCTCGCCACCAACCAACCGTTTTTAAACGTTGAGGTGTCGGGCACAACCGTCAACAAACCGGGCGTCGTGCGAGATTGGCTGGCGTCATACTTTCCTTTGCCCGGATCTGACGGCAAACCAATCGGTGTCGGCGGTGTGGCGATCGAAATTACCGATCGCAAAAAAGCAGAAGAAGAGCTCGATCGATTTTTTACCCTTTCCCTAGACTTGGTTTGTATTGTAGATTTTGAAGGGAAATTCAAGCGCCTCAATCCCGCTTGGGGAACAACCCTCGGCTACACCCTAGAAGAAGTCGAAAACCAACCTTTTATCAATTTCGTCCATCCAGACGATCGCGAAGAAACCACAGCCGAAGCGGGAAAAGTATACGATGGCGCCGAAGTACAGTTCTTTGAAAATCGGTATCGGTGCAAAGACGGTTCCTACAAGTGGCTGTCGTGGAAAGTGCGACCTGAAGCCGAACAAAAGCTCATGTATGCAGTCGCTCGCGACGTTACTGAAACCAAACAGGCGATGGTGCAACTGGAAAAAACAACAGCCCAATTAGCCAGTTCCGAAGACCAATTTCGCCAGCAAACCAATCTCTTGCAACTGCTAATAGACAGCATTGGCGACGGCATAATTGCTGCCGACGAAAAAGGCAATTTTCTTTTGTTCAACCCCGCCGCCGAAGATATCTTTGGCATGGGTGCGACAGATGGTCTTCTCAACGAATGGTCAGCAAGATACGGTTTATTCTTGCCCGATACCGTAACTCCCTACCCCCCAGCCGAAATACCTTTAGCGCGCACGGTTCGAGGAGAAGCCTTTGACGAAGTAGAGCTGTTTACCCGCCACGCAGGCAAGCCAGAGGGCCTGTGGGTGAAAATTAACGGCCGGCCGCTCAAAGACGAAACCGGGGCGCTCAAAGGCGGCGTAGTCGTTTGCCGCAACGTCACCGAACAAAGAGCATCCCAGCAGCGAATGCAGCAGTTGGCCGAGGCACAGGAACGCTTGCTGCAAGAACTCAAAACTCGGCAGAATGCTCTCGACGAATCGGCGATCGTCAGCGAAACCGATCTCCAAGGCGTGATTACCTACGTCAACGACAGATTCATTGAAATCTCCGGTTACAGCATGGGAGACCTTTTGCACCGCAACCACCGCATCATCAATTCCGGCTACCATCCTAAATCATTTTTTGAAGAAATGTGGGTGACACTTTCTCGCGGTTTGGTGTGGAAAGGGGAAATCAAAAACCGACGCAAAGATGGCTCGTTTTACTGGGTAGATTCGACGATCTCCCCCATCTTTGATACCAGCGGCACAATAGTCAAATATATCGCCATTCGCTTTGACATCACCGAGCGCAAAGAAGCAGAAGAACGACTGGAAAAATTGGCAGCAGAACGCAAAGCTGAAGCTGATTCTCTGACGCAGCAAGTCCTTAAATTGTTGGGAGAAATTAAAGGCGCGGCTCAAGGCGACTTGACAGTCAGGGCGGAAGTGACTAACGACGTTTTAGGTGCTGTCGCCGACTCTTTCAACTTCTTAATCGGTTCTCTGCGGAAGGTGGTAACGGGAATTCAAACTTTAGCCGAACAGGTAACATCTGCCACGGGCGAGTCAATTAACAATACCAGTCAACTCACCCAACAGGCGGAAATTCAAGCAGCACAAATATCGGCCATCATGCGCGAAATCGAGCGGATTGTGAATTCGATCCGCGAGGTGCGAGATGTTTCGGTGCGCGCCGAAACAGTTGCCCAGCAGTCTTCTCAAACGGCTGAAGTCGGGGGTATGGCGGTCGATCGAGCTGTCGAAGGCATTAACGGGCTCCGGTTGACGATCGCCTCTACCTCGAAAATGATGAAGCGTTTGGGCGAATCTTCGCAGCAAATTGGCAAAATTGTGACTTCGATTTCTCAACTTGCTTCGCAAACTAATTTATTAGCTCTGAATGCTACTATTGAGGCGGCGCGAGCCGGCGAACAAGGTTTAGGCTTTGCAGTTGTTGCCGAAGAAGTGCGGAAATTAGCAGAAAGATCCGCCGGCGCTACGGAGGAAATCTCGGAAATTGTCGGTACAATTCAAGAAGAAATCAGCCGCGTGATGAAGGCAATGGAATCCGGGACGCTGGAGGTAGTGGAAGGCACTAAGCTGGCAAGCGAAGCTAAAACTCACCTCAATGCCATCATCGAAGTTAGTCGAGAAATGAATGCTTTGGTGCAGAATATTACTATCGCATCTGCCAAGCAAACTGTTTCGGCTGAGGGAATTGCTAACAGTATGCAGCAAGTCAACGAGATTGCTAATACGACCGCACAAAAAGGTGCGGATGTCAAAGCATCTTTGGACGAGCTGTCTGGTTCTCTGGGCCAATTGCAAAAGTCGGTGGCGAATTTCCGCAGTTAG
- a CDS encoding chemotaxis protein CheW → MKITAPPPGGNQTSATKQFLLFGQGGSLFGIELEAVREVLSLREQPISLVPNTQPFLLGLTNLRGEILAAADFGVFVGIESVDTYHPNSRILVVEASDPRDVRLLSKMRLGLAVSRVEGVLTLNPDRIVSALDVSPDLAPFLKGLYNSEGRLLMIVDVEAIAHSERW, encoded by the coding sequence ATGAAAATAACGGCTCCCCCCCCAGGGGGGAATCAGACAAGTGCAACAAAGCAATTTCTCCTGTTCGGTCAAGGAGGCAGTCTGTTCGGCATAGAGTTAGAGGCAGTGCGGGAAGTCCTTTCCCTCAGGGAACAACCGATTTCCCTGGTTCCCAACACCCAGCCATTTTTGCTGGGATTAACCAACTTGCGAGGCGAAATCTTAGCAGCAGCAGACTTCGGAGTGTTTGTCGGTATTGAGTCGGTTGACACCTACCACCCAAACAGCCGCATCTTAGTTGTAGAAGCGTCGGATCCGCGAGACGTGAGATTGTTGTCGAAAATGCGGCTGGGATTAGCCGTCTCCCGCGTCGAAGGAGTTTTAACTCTCAATCCCGATCGCATTGTCTCAGCACTAGATGTCAGTCCCGACCTAGCTCCATTCTTAAAAGGTCTGTACAATTCCGAAGGACGCTTGCTAATGATTGTCGATGTAGAAGCGATCGCCCATTCCGAACGCTGGTAA
- a CDS encoding response regulator transcription factor has protein sequence MSKVLVVDDVKSELEIICRILQDAGLEVIRAGDGEEAIAMIRKKCPALVVLDVVMPRMNGFEVIRELRGDRATAKLPVVFCTHKNTEIDKAWGTDLGADAYVSKPFEPQQLVHIVQRLLLA, from the coding sequence ATGTCAAAAGTTTTAGTAGTAGACGACGTAAAGAGCGAACTAGAAATCATCTGCCGCATTCTTCAAGATGCCGGATTGGAGGTGATCCGGGCTGGCGACGGCGAAGAGGCGATCGCCATGATCCGAAAAAAGTGTCCGGCTTTGGTCGTTTTAGATGTAGTGATGCCGCGAATGAACGGGTTTGAAGTGATCAGAGAATTGCGGGGCGATCGCGCAACTGCCAAATTGCCCGTAGTATTTTGTACTCATAAAAACACCGAGATCGATAAAGCTTGGGGAACTGATTTAGGGGCAGACGCTTACGTCAGCAAACCCTTTGAACCTCAGCAACTCGTCCACATAGTGCAGCGCTTGCTTTTAGCGTAA
- a CDS encoding phosphoadenylyl-sulfate reductase — protein MVAIERNLNIAALEAEYSQKTPRDILKFALENFDNISISFSGAEDVVLIDLASKITNNFRVFTLDTGRLHSETYQFLDLVRKHYGIKLEVMFPDAAEVQALVEEKGLFSFYQDGHKECCGVRKVKPLRRKLNTLDAWITGQRKDQSPSTRNGIPVIEVDTAFSTPDHELIKFNPLANWSSAEVWEYIRALDVPYNKLHERGFVSIGCEPCTKPVLPNQHEREGRWWWEEATVKECGLHAGNAQT, from the coding sequence ATGGTTGCCATCGAAAGAAATCTCAACATTGCCGCCCTAGAAGCAGAATACAGTCAAAAAACACCGCGAGACATTCTCAAATTTGCCCTAGAAAATTTTGACAATATCTCCATTTCTTTCAGCGGGGCTGAAGATGTAGTTCTGATCGATCTTGCCTCAAAAATCACCAATAATTTCCGCGTTTTCACCCTAGACACCGGACGACTGCACTCAGAAACTTATCAGTTTTTGGATCTAGTCAGAAAACATTACGGCATTAAATTAGAAGTAATGTTTCCCGATGCTGCAGAAGTACAAGCCCTAGTAGAAGAAAAGGGATTGTTTAGTTTTTATCAAGACGGTCACAAAGAATGCTGCGGTGTGCGGAAAGTCAAGCCGCTGCGCCGCAAATTAAATACTCTCGATGCTTGGATTACCGGCCAGCGCAAAGACCAAAGTCCCAGTACCCGCAACGGTATTCCGGTCATTGAAGTTGACACGGCATTCTCAACTCCCGACCATGAATTAATTAAATTCAACCCCTTAGCAAACTGGTCTTCGGCAGAGGTTTGGGAATATATTCGAGCTTTGGATGTGCCTTACAACAAGTTGCACGAACGCGGTTTTGTAAGCATTGGTTGCGAACCTTGTACGAAGCCGGTATTGCCGAACCAACACGAACGCGAAGGTCGCTGGTGGTGGGAAGAAGCGACGGTAAAAGAGTGCGGTTTGCACGCTGGTAACGCACAAACATAG
- a CDS encoding class II fructose-bisphosphate aldolase produces MLASTSELLNTALRNGYAIGAFNVYNLEGVKAVINAAEALHSPAILQLHPSALQYGKSPLVALCIKAARKSLVPIAVHLDHSTSEKDIHLALAAGIKSIMADASFLPYEQNLIFSREMTKLARANGAAVEAEIGRISGKEEGLTIDEKAARMTDPVAAVEFIKETKVDFLAVTIGNVHGKYFSEPKLDFPRLAKIRAAVSVPLVLHGASGLPESIIHQCIQLGVSKFNVNTEVREAYMDVLKSSISLSEPDLLEIMEKAIDAMQSVISDKLQLFGSVGKAYLHQSPYADDLTPKSTSNKQTSRNQSSFDQMLKPVCV; encoded by the coding sequence ATGCTCGCCTCAACTAGCGAATTGCTGAACACTGCATTGAGAAATGGTTATGCGATCGGCGCTTTTAACGTCTACAACCTCGAAGGAGTAAAAGCCGTCATCAATGCGGCCGAAGCGCTGCACAGTCCTGCTATACTGCAACTTCACCCCAGCGCCCTCCAATACGGAAAATCGCCTTTAGTCGCGCTGTGCATCAAAGCGGCCCGCAAATCTTTAGTGCCGATCGCAGTACACTTAGATCACAGCACCTCAGAAAAAGACATTCACCTCGCCCTAGCCGCCGGTATCAAATCAATTATGGCAGACGCTTCTTTTTTGCCCTACGAACAAAACTTAATATTTAGCCGGGAAATGACTAAATTAGCCCGCGCTAACGGTGCGGCAGTTGAAGCAGAAATCGGCAGAATTAGTGGCAAGGAAGAAGGTTTGACAATCGATGAGAAAGCGGCAAGGATGACCGATCCCGTAGCAGCAGTAGAGTTTATCAAAGAAACTAAGGTGGATTTTTTAGCCGTAACAATTGGTAACGTCCACGGCAAATATTTCAGCGAACCGAAACTCGATTTTCCGCGTCTGGCAAAAATCCGGGCTGCTGTTTCAGTGCCGTTAGTTCTTCACGGTGCTAGCGGTTTGCCGGAATCAATTATTCATCAATGTATTCAACTCGGAGTATCGAAATTTAATGTGAATACAGAAGTTCGCGAAGCTTATATGGACGTGTTAAAAAGTAGCATTTCTTTGTCAGAACCGGATTTGTTGGAAATAATGGAAAAAGCTATCGATGCCATGCAATCGGTCATTTCTGACAAATTGCAACTTTTTGGTTCTGTCGGTAAAGCTTATTTGCATCAATCTCCCTACGCGGATGACTTGACCCCAAAGAGTACCAGCAACAAGCAAACCAGCCGCAACCAATCAAGTTTCGATCAAATGTTAAAGCCTGTGTGTGTATAG
- a CDS encoding Uma2 family endonuclease: MLPFKYPVPQTDPPRSPRETLPTMYDLPSEDPEEPGLPDEFHDLQPQLLSLTFRPRNYPASEIFSGTDMNLYYDVHHTLWHKRPDWFAVVGVPRLYDRSELRMSYVTWQEGVNPFVIVELLSPGTEKEDLGDNTDEEKLPPQSGNAAGNGQVLEAEAKEEPPRKWEVYEQILRVPVYAVFSRYTNKLRVFELKGGHYQELELPESRVWIPDLSLGLGLWQGEFQGIDRLWLRWYDVDGNWILTEAEQQRQRAESAEAQLQSLIRRLRESGIDPDRFLNG, encoded by the coding sequence ATGTTGCCTTTTAAATATCCTGTGCCGCAAACCGATCCGCCGCGATCGCCCAGAGAAACGCTGCCGACGATGTACGATTTACCCAGCGAAGACCCGGAGGAACCTGGTTTGCCTGACGAATTTCACGATTTGCAGCCGCAGTTGTTGAGCCTGACGTTTCGGCCTCGGAATTATCCGGCTTCTGAGATATTTAGCGGCACCGACATGAACCTTTATTATGACGTGCATCACACTCTGTGGCACAAGCGGCCGGATTGGTTTGCAGTTGTGGGAGTTCCCCGACTTTACGATCGATCCGAACTGCGGATGAGTTATGTTACTTGGCAGGAAGGCGTGAATCCTTTTGTAATTGTAGAACTGCTGTCGCCGGGAACGGAAAAAGAAGATTTAGGCGACAATACCGATGAGGAAAAGTTGCCACCTCAGTCGGGAAACGCTGCGGGTAACGGGCAAGTTTTGGAGGCGGAGGCGAAGGAGGAACCGCCGAGAAAATGGGAGGTTTACGAGCAAATTTTGCGGGTTCCTGTTTATGCGGTTTTCAGCCGCTATACTAACAAATTGCGAGTGTTTGAATTGAAGGGCGGACACTATCAAGAATTAGAATTGCCCGAGTCGCGAGTGTGGATTCCTGACCTAAGTTTGGGCTTGGGTTTGTGGCAAGGAGAGTTTCAGGGAATCGATCGACTGTGGTTGCGCTGGTATGATGTTGATGGCAATTGGATTCTGACTGAAGCGGAACAGCAACGGCAGCGGGCCGAGTCAGCGGAAGCTCAATTGCAGTCTTTAATTCGGCGGCTGCGGGAATCTGGCATCGATCCCGATCGATTTTTAAACGGTTAG